In one window of Stigmatopora argus isolate UIUO_Sarg chromosome 19, RoL_Sarg_1.0, whole genome shotgun sequence DNA:
- the LOC144064423 gene encoding alpha-2-HS-glycoprotein-like codes for MKLRCISALLVLCVLAFSSLVAQRLSPDVTCSEESVMAAANLSVQHINKHHKHGFKFKLQEVQNSKYQQFTGGCHIDVNVKLVQTKCHFTNPKPHQECEVWQMDQRGAMATCSVEFWVMWGMAKITKYDCTTRPERTNDEIQTICPACPKLLPLDDPTGLKAVEQAVRLFNQMSKRQSYFALLEVARLTSWNEVTIGTITWLKFALVETMCPSETKNTLTCTPRCPNRAHHVFCQTAYYNTHNQVGELDCEVYPPKNLKPLPEGEAEPVCGPLFHQSPEACVCKAKLKNPEMSIHHICPYPLK; via the exons ATGAAGTTACGGTGCATATCTGCTCTTCTGGTTTTGTGTGTGCTGGCTTTTTCTAGCCTGGTTGCGCAACGGCTGTCTCCTGACGTCACTTGCAGTGAGGAAAGTGTAATGGCAGCAGCGAACCTTTCCGTACAACACATCAACAAGCATCACAAGCATGGCTTTAAGTTCAAGCTTCAGGAGGTCCAGAACAGCAAATATCAACAG TTTACTGGTGGCTGCCacattgatgtgaatgtaaagCTGGTGCAGACCAAATGTCATTTCACCAACCCCAAACCTCACCAGGAATGCGAAGTGTGGCAAATGGATCAGCGG ggTGCAATGGCCACCTGCAGTGTAGAGTTTTGGGTCATGTGGGGTATGGCCAAAATCACCAAATATGACTGCACCACCAGACCAG AGCGCACCAATGATGAAATCCAGACTATTTGTCCTGCCTGCCCTAAGTTGTTACCTCTGGATGACCCAACTGGGCTGAAAGCAGTGGAGCAGGCAGTTCGCCTCTTTAACCAGATGAGCAAACGCCAAAGTTACTTTGCTCTATTGGAAGTGGCTCGTCTGACAAGTTGG AATGAGGTGACCATTGGCACCATTACCTGGCTTAAGTTTGCCCTAGTGGAGACCATGTGCCCCAGTGAGACGAAGAACACTCTGACTTGTACACCTCGCTGCCCTAACAGAGCT CATCATGTCTTTTGCCAAACTGCCTACTACAACACTCATAATCAAGTAGGAGAACTGGATTGTGAAGTTTATCCACCAAAA AATTTGAAGCCATTGCCTGAGGGTGAGGCAGAACCTGTATGTGGGCCTTTGTTCCACCAGAGTCCCGAAGCATGTGTTTGCAAGGCCAAGctgaaaaatccagaaatgtcCATCCATCACATTTGTCCTTACCCACTTAAGTAA
- the LOC144064982 gene encoding alpha-2-HS-glycoprotein-like → MMISGRLFALLLLCALTLSSLVAEPLSSDVTCSEESVMVAAIGAVQHINKHHKHGFKFKLQEVQNSKYQQFTGGCHIDVNVKLVQTKCHFTNPKPHQECEVWQIDQRGAMATCSIEFWVMLGMAKITKYDCTTRPEHNNDEIQTICPSCPKLLPLDDPTGVKAVEQAVRIFNQMSKRQSYFTLLEVACLTSRNEVTIGTITWLKFALVETMCPRETRSTLTCTPRCPNRAHHVFCQTAYYNSHNQVGELDCEVYPPKNLKQLLEGQAEPVCGPLFHQSPEACVCKAKLKNPEMSLHHICPFPLK, encoded by the exons ATGATGATATCAGGGCGCTTATTTGCTCTTCTGCTATTGTGTGCGCTGACTTTGTCTAGCTTGGTTGCAGAACCGTTGTCATCTGATGTCACTTGCAGTGAGGAAAGTGTAATGGTGGCAGCAATTGGGGCtgtccaacacatcaacaagcaTCACAAGCATGGCTTTAAGTTCAAGCTGCAGGAGGTCCAGAACAGTAAATATCAACAg TTTACTGGTGGCTGCCACATTGATGTGAATGTGAAGCTGGTGCAGACCAAATGTCATTTCACCAACCCCAAACCTCACCAGGAATGTGAAGTGTGGCAAATTGATCAGCGG GGTGCAATGGCCACCTGCAGTATTGAGTTTTGGGTCATGTTGGGTATGGCCAAAATCACCAAATACGACTGCACCACCAGACCAG AGCATAACAATGATGAAATCCAGACAATTTGTCCTTCCTGCCCTAAGTTGTTACCTTTGGATGATCCAACTGGGGTGAAGGCTGTGGAGCAGGCGGTGCGCATCTTTAACCAGATGAGCAAACGCCAAAGTTACTTTACCCTATTGGAAGTGGCTTGTCTGACTAGTAGG AATGAGGTAACCATTGGAACCATTACCTGGCTTAAGTTTGCCCTAGTGGAGACCATGTGCCCCAGAGAGACGAGGAGCACTCTGACCTGTACACCTCGCTGCCCTAACAGAGCT CATCATGTCTTTTGCCAAACTGCCTACTACAACTCTCATAACCAAGTGGGAGAACTGGATTGTGAAGTTTATCCACCTAAA AATTTGAAGCAATTGCTTGAGGGTCAGGCAGAACCTGTATGTGGACCTTTGTTCCACCAGAGTCCAGAAGCGTGTGTTTGCAAGGCCAAGctgaaaaatccagaaatgtcCCTCCACCACATTTGTCCTTTCCCACTTAAGTGA